The proteins below come from a single Acidobacteriota bacterium genomic window:
- a CDS encoding ornithine cyclodeaminase family protein (catalyzes the formation of L-proline from L-ornithine): MRWAGLDEIRSVLDIPAAIELIEAGFVALSSGAATVPAVGYLGFDAPPGDCHIKYGHIHGGEVFVVKIATGFYENASRGLPTGHGMMIVLSAETGETLALLDDAGYLTDVRTAIAGCIAARYLAPDAVECIGIVGAGMQARMQLQYLRHARDCNRVRVWARRREQSAAYRNELSDSGFDVHIAETLQDLCENSNLIVTATAARTALVRDEWIRPGTHLTAMGSDAPGKQELDPALFARAGVCAVDSRSQCIDHGESHYAVEGGHLAETGLVELGDIIAGRARGRSNEDEITIADLTGVAVQDIQIAKAVWQALKD, from the coding sequence ATGCGATGGGCAGGCCTTGACGAGATCAGATCCGTTCTCGACATACCCGCCGCCATCGAGTTGATCGAAGCCGGATTCGTGGCGCTGTCGAGCGGCGCGGCGACGGTTCCTGCCGTCGGTTATCTGGGATTCGACGCGCCGCCGGGCGATTGCCACATCAAGTACGGTCACATTCACGGCGGCGAGGTCTTCGTCGTCAAGATCGCCACCGGCTTCTATGAGAACGCTTCGCGCGGTCTTCCCACGGGCCACGGGATGATGATCGTCCTGTCGGCGGAGACCGGCGAGACGCTGGCCCTGCTGGACGATGCGGGCTACCTGACCGATGTGCGAACCGCCATCGCGGGCTGCATCGCCGCCCGCTATCTGGCACCCGACGCGGTCGAGTGCATCGGCATTGTCGGTGCGGGCATGCAGGCCCGCATGCAGTTGCAGTACCTGCGCCATGCGCGCGATTGCAACCGGGTCCGGGTCTGGGCGCGACGCCGCGAACAGTCGGCGGCGTACCGGAACGAGCTGTCGGATTCCGGCTTCGATGTACATATAGCCGAAACCCTTCAGGACCTCTGCGAAAACAGCAACCTGATCGTCACCGCCACGGCGGCGAGGACTGCTCTTGTCCGCGACGAGTGGATCCGGCCGGGCACTCACCTCACCGCGATGGGAAGCGATGCTCCCGGCAAACAGGAACTGGACCCGGCGTTGTTCGCAAGAGCCGGTGTCTGTGCCGTCGATTCACGGTCGCAGTGCATCGACCACGGTGAGTCGCACTACGCGGTAGAGGGCGGCCACCTGGCCGAAACCGGTCTCGTCGAACTGGGCGACATCATCGCCGGCAGGGCCAGAGGGCGCTCGAACGAGGACGAGATCACCATCGCGGATCTGACCGGTGTCGCGGTGCAGGACATTCAGATCGCAAAAGCGGTCTGGCAGGCCTTGAAGGACTAG
- a CDS encoding threonine/serine dehydratase — MTDHPTLGDIVRAQHRLKDHLRPTPLEDAADLGAGTFLKLENANRTHSFKIRGALNAMLSLDEKALAQGIIAASSGNFAMAVAYAARLCGASAQILMPVATPKKKVGGVRRYGAGAAEAVLFGDDFDQAEAEALRRARGGRTWLSPYNDRRVIAGAGTIGMEIVSELPRVERVLVPVGGGGLISGVATALKELNPTVEVIGVSSESTPAMFNVFHDSDRPQVWNTLAEALSGDIEAGSMTVPICRRYLDDVVLVAEEQIASAMRFLVDVQGWVVEGGGAVGVAALLQGAIPRDGKITAVVVSGGNVDGETLRRILQLPEGA; from the coding sequence ATGACAGACCACCCGACCCTCGGTGACATCGTCCGGGCGCAGCACCGCCTGAAGGATCATCTGCGGCCGACACCGCTCGAAGATGCCGCCGATCTCGGCGCCGGGACGTTTCTCAAACTGGAGAACGCCAACCGGACACACTCGTTCAAGATACGAGGAGCGCTGAACGCCATGCTGTCGCTGGACGAGAAGGCGCTGGCCCAGGGCATCATCGCCGCATCCTCGGGCAACTTCGCGATGGCGGTCGCCTATGCCGCGCGTCTGTGCGGTGCATCGGCACAGATTCTGATGCCCGTCGCCACGCCGAAGAAGAAGGTGGGCGGAGTACGCCGCTACGGCGCCGGTGCTGCCGAAGCGGTGCTCTTCGGTGACGACTTCGATCAGGCCGAGGCCGAAGCCCTGCGCCGCGCCCGGGGCGGCCGGACCTGGTTGTCGCCCTACAACGACAGGCGGGTGATCGCCGGGGCCGGCACCATCGGTATGGAGATCGTCTCCGAGTTGCCCCGGGTCGAAAGGGTGCTGGTCCCCGTGGGCGGCGGCGGCCTGATTTCCGGCGTTGCCACCGCTCTCAAGGAGCTCAACCCCACGGTCGAGGTGATCGGCGTGAGTTCCGAATCGACGCCGGCGATGTTCAACGTCTTCCACGACAGCGACAGACCACAAGTCTGGAACACCCTTGCCGAGGCGCTCTCGGGCGATATCGAGGCGGGCTCGATGACGGTGCCGATCTGCAGGCGCTACCTGGACGATGTGGTGCTCGTTGCCGAGGAACAGATCGCATCGGCGATGCGTTTCCTGGTCGATGTGCAGGGCTGGGTGGTCGAAGGCGGCGGCGCGGTCGGTGTGGCGGCCCTCTTGCAGGGCGCGATACCGCGCGACGGCAAGATCACTGCGGTGGTCGTCAGCGGCGGCAATGTCGACGGAGAGACGTTGAGGCGGATTCTCCAGCTTCCTGAAGGCGCGTAG
- a CDS encoding extracellular solute-binding protein, with protein sequence MRTALTHRSILLGLAAAAALGGCGGDGRTPLVVYSPHGRDLLTVVERAYEEARPDVDVRWLDMGSQEVYDRIRSERANPQADVWFGGPATILARGAAEGLLAPSEPSWAAALDPADRHPEGLYYTLYQTPTIIVYNRDAIGEDEAPADWDDLLDERWQDEVVIRDPLASGTMRTIFGKILSDSVVETGSTEAGFDWLRRLDGQTREYVHSPAVLHEKLTRQEGVLTLWEMTDILSLIHRGAPIAYRFPASGTAVIQDSVGVVAGSGEPAAAEAFLDWLGSPEALGLAVREAFRLPARPDLDAGTLAPWVADVQSRLRRAEVDWQMIEENGAAWMAEWDRAVRGQGGG encoded by the coding sequence ATGCGGACCGCTCTGACCCATCGATCGATACTCCTCGGTCTCGCGGCGGCCGCGGCCTTGGGGGGCTGCGGGGGCGATGGGAGGACGCCGCTGGTCGTCTACTCGCCGCACGGCCGGGATCTGCTGACCGTCGTCGAGCGGGCGTATGAGGAGGCGCGGCCCGACGTGGACGTGCGCTGGCTCGACATGGGGTCGCAGGAGGTCTACGACCGGATCCGGTCGGAGCGGGCGAACCCACAGGCCGACGTCTGGTTCGGCGGCCCGGCGACGATCCTGGCGCGGGGCGCCGCCGAGGGCCTGCTGGCGCCGTCCGAGCCCTCCTGGGCCGCGGCACTCGATCCGGCCGACCGGCATCCGGAGGGGCTCTACTACACGCTGTACCAGACGCCGACGATCATCGTCTACAACCGCGACGCGATCGGCGAGGACGAAGCGCCGGCCGACTGGGACGATCTGCTCGACGAACGCTGGCAGGACGAGGTCGTGATCCGCGATCCCCTGGCCAGCGGCACGATGCGGACGATCTTCGGCAAGATCCTCTCCGATTCGGTGGTCGAAACCGGTAGCACCGAGGCCGGCTTCGACTGGCTGCGACGGCTCGACGGCCAGACCCGCGAGTACGTCCACAGCCCGGCGGTCCTGCACGAGAAGCTGACCCGCCAGGAGGGCGTGCTGACGCTTTGGGAGATGACGGACATCCTGTCGTTGATCCACCGGGGCGCGCCGATCGCGTACCGCTTTCCGGCGAGCGGCACGGCGGTGATCCAGGATTCCGTCGGTGTGGTCGCAGGCTCGGGTGAGCCGGCCGCGGCGGAGGCCTTCCTCGACTGGCTCGGTTCGCCCGAAGCGCTCGGGCTGGCGGTCCGGGAAGCGTTCCGGCTGCCTGCGCGCCCCGACCTCGACGCCGGCACCCTGGCGCCCTGGGTAGCCGACGTGCAGTCGCGACTCCGCCGGGCCGAGGTCGACTGGCAGATGATCGAGGAGAACGGCGCCGCGTGGATGGCGGAGTGGGACCGGGCCGTTCGCGGCCAGGGCGGAGGATGA
- a CDS encoding ABC transporter ATP-binding protein — MTTSGVSVRFDDVFKAFDETIVLAGVSLTVDPGEIFALLGPSGSGKTTMLRLLAGFEQLDRGRLLIADEAVEHLPPARRGVGMLFQSYALFPHLSVAENVAFGLKVRGGGPGEAEARVAEMLDLVRLSGFEQRRIAELSGGQQQRVALARALAPRPRVLLLDEPLSNLDPALREETRADLRRTVKQTGITTVLVTHEQEEAFELGERIGLLNEGGLEQVGGPAALYRDPASRFVATFVGRCSVLAGVVKERHGGGELTVRLESQPEAPAWRCRGGGELAVTDRVDVCVRPESVSLETGEGPGLPGEIEAERFTGSNSFYTVRLAAGPTVEVAMPGTAAGLRGACVVRQFAGELPSAFAAASGSGP, encoded by the coding sequence GTGACGACGTCCGGCGTCTCGGTCCGCTTCGACGACGTCTTCAAGGCGTTCGACGAGACGATCGTCCTCGCCGGCGTTTCGCTGACGGTCGACCCGGGCGAGATCTTCGCGCTGCTTGGCCCCAGCGGCAGCGGCAAGACGACGATGCTGCGCCTGCTGGCGGGCTTCGAGCAACTCGACCGGGGACGGCTGCTGATCGCGGACGAGGCGGTCGAACACCTGCCGCCGGCGCGCCGGGGAGTGGGCATGCTGTTCCAAAGCTACGCGCTCTTCCCGCACCTGAGCGTGGCGGAGAACGTCGCGTTCGGACTCAAGGTCCGCGGCGGCGGGCCGGGCGAGGCGGAGGCCCGAGTAGCCGAGATGCTCGACCTCGTACGCCTCTCCGGCTTCGAACAGCGGCGGATCGCCGAGCTTTCGGGCGGCCAGCAGCAGCGGGTGGCTCTCGCCCGGGCACTGGCGCCGCGGCCGCGGGTGCTGTTGCTCGATGAACCGCTTTCCAATCTCGACCCGGCGTTGCGCGAGGAAACCCGGGCCGACCTGCGGCGGACCGTCAAGCAGACGGGCATCACGACGGTTTTGGTCACCCACGAGCAGGAGGAGGCCTTCGAGCTCGGCGAGCGGATCGGCCTGCTGAACGAGGGTGGGCTGGAGCAGGTCGGAGGACCGGCGGCGCTCTACCGGGATCCCGCTTCGCGTTTCGTGGCCACGTTCGTCGGCCGCTGCTCGGTGCTGGCGGGGGTCGTGAAGGAGCGGCATGGCGGCGGCGAACTGACGGTGCGCCTCGAGTCGCAGCCCGAGGCGCCCGCCTGGCGCTGCCGGGGTGGCGGCGAGCTCGCCGTGACCGATCGGGTCGACGTCTGTGTTCGGCCAGAGTCCGTGAGTCTCGAGACGGGCGAGGGACCGGGGCTTCCCGGCGAGATCGAAGCCGAGCGCTTCACCGGCAGCAACAGCTTCTACACGGTGCGGCTGGCGGCGGGACCGACCGTCGAGGTGGCGATGCCGGGAACCGCGGCGGGCCTGAGGGGGGCCTGCGTCGTCCGGCAGTTTGCCGGAGAGCTGCCGTCCGCGTTTGCCGCGGCGTCGGGGTCCGGTCCTTGA
- a CDS encoding iron ABC transporter permease, whose product MSAAGAGLGAPRLRSLMPWLVLAFLVWLVGYPLLVVAAEAFGIGSPGGGGPTTEAFRSFFTRADEWNAMWRTLWISVLSTLAAAAIGVPLGFLFERNEIPGRRLLGALVALPVALPPLVGVIAFLFLYGESGLAARGLQSLGLDVSWRLTGAWAILLVHAYSMYVYFYLFTRAGLSGQDGAAIEAAQSLGASRSQILFRVTLPRLRPALAGATLLTFMTSLGSFSAPYIFGGGFRVMTTQIVASKLNGELRMAYVETTMLALLAFASLLLLRKIDPGLDLASGARGTPPARRRLHTRGARVAAAAGGWVLAGVLLLPHATLILMSLVPPNTWTVEAFPPVLGLVNYGDLLSSAERLRPALNSIWMAAAATLAAVVVGVMAARLSLRRGGVPGRALEAMMTLPWAIPGTVFALALAAAMSVNAPWVGRFVLVGTLWILPLAYLVRSLPLTGRSIFAGLRQLDPRLEEAAASLGAGPLRTVLQIVLPLLRPAVIAGAGLAFITMLGDFVTSIVLYTYDTRPISIEIQSSLRIQETGIAAAYGVLLMVLSAVAFIAWDDRAGGRL is encoded by the coding sequence TTGAGCGCCGCCGGAGCGGGCCTCGGGGCGCCGCGGCTCCGGTCGCTCATGCCGTGGCTGGTCCTTGCGTTCCTGGTCTGGCTCGTCGGCTACCCGCTGCTCGTGGTCGCGGCGGAGGCCTTCGGCATCGGCAGCCCCGGTGGTGGCGGCCCGACGACCGAGGCGTTCCGGTCCTTCTTCACCCGCGCCGACGAGTGGAACGCGATGTGGCGGACGCTGTGGATCTCCGTGCTGTCCACCCTGGCCGCGGCCGCGATCGGCGTGCCGCTGGGCTTCCTGTTCGAGCGCAACGAGATCCCGGGCCGGCGCCTGCTCGGGGCCCTGGTCGCGCTGCCGGTGGCGCTGCCGCCGCTGGTCGGCGTCATCGCGTTTCTCTTCCTCTACGGCGAGAGCGGTCTGGCGGCGCGCGGGCTTCAGAGCCTGGGGCTCGACGTGTCCTGGCGCCTGACCGGAGCGTGGGCGATCCTCCTGGTCCACGCGTACTCGATGTACGTCTACTTCTACCTGTTCACTCGGGCGGGACTGTCCGGGCAGGACGGCGCGGCCATCGAAGCGGCGCAGAGCCTGGGCGCCAGCCGGTCGCAGATCCTCTTCCGGGTCACCCTGCCGCGGCTTCGGCCGGCGCTCGCCGGGGCGACGCTCCTCACCTTCATGACCTCGCTCGGCTCGTTCTCGGCGCCGTACATCTTCGGCGGCGGGTTTCGGGTGATGACGACCCAGATTGTCGCCTCGAAACTGAACGGTGAGCTGCGCATGGCCTACGTCGAGACGACCATGCTGGCGCTCCTCGCCTTCGCCTCGTTGCTGCTGCTCCGCAAGATCGATCCGGGCCTGGACCTGGCGTCGGGTGCGCGCGGAACGCCGCCGGCGCGACGCCGCCTGCACACGCGGGGCGCCCGGGTCGCCGCCGCGGCGGGCGGCTGGGTCCTGGCCGGTGTGCTCCTGCTGCCGCACGCCACGTTGATCCTGATGTCGCTCGTGCCGCCGAACACGTGGACGGTCGAGGCGTTCCCGCCGGTGCTGGGGCTCGTCAACTACGGGGATCTCCTGTCCTCCGCCGAACGGCTGCGGCCGGCCTTGAACTCGATCTGGATGGCGGCCGCGGCGACGCTGGCGGCCGTGGTGGTCGGGGTGATGGCGGCGCGGCTGTCGCTCCGGCGTGGCGGCGTGCCGGGACGGGCGCTCGAGGCGATGATGACCCTGCCCTGGGCGATACCCGGCACCGTGTTCGCTCTGGCCCTGGCGGCCGCGATGAGCGTCAACGCGCCGTGGGTCGGCCGCTTCGTACTGGTCGGCACGCTCTGGATCCTGCCGCTGGCCTACCTGGTTCGCTCGCTGCCTCTGACCGGACGTTCCATCTTCGCCGGCTTGCGCCAGCTCGACCCTCGCCTGGAGGAGGCCGCGGCGAGTCTCGGCGCCGGGCCGTTGAGGACGGTGCTGCAGATCGTGCTGCCGCTGTTGCGGCCGGCCGTCATCGCGGGCGCCGGCCTCGCCTTCATCACGATGCTGGGCGACTTCGTGACCTCGATCGTGCTCTACACCTACGACACCCGCCCGATCTCGATCGAGATCCAGTCGAGCCTGCGGATTCAGGAGACGGGGATCGCCGCCGCCTACGGCGTGTTGCTGATGGTGTTGAGCGCGGTCGCCTTCATCGCCTGGGACGACCGGGCCGGCGGCCGGCTCTGA
- a CDS encoding MFS transporter encodes MARLIDHRLAALMVVAFVSTLGEFLVVALLPFYAERYGATPLEVGALVSAFALASMATAPLWGRLADRRGRRPALLLGLVVSAAGYLLFGLAQSLELLLLARLVHGVGGGTVPVVFAYIADSVTGERRAEGIGWVTAVTSSAAMIGPAVGGLAGQLHPAGAGAVAAAFSLAAAVFARFRLPESRQRKEGEQTEETRYSILAAVGRVAVQPLRPLNLLIWIYAAGQIGMAGMTAIIGLYLGRRFGVDESNIGLFFFYLGGLSIAFRVFVLGPAVRRFGEVRILRAGAVSFGVGLIAIPFATGLWTLGAAIFLVPLGTSLLFPCTTSQVSKRAPGSGVVGQVLGVQQAYGNGSKIAAPLVAAYLFQAFSPDVPFIAIGAVLIVAAAASTRLRG; translated from the coding sequence GTGGCGCGGCTGATCGACCATCGCCTGGCGGCGCTCATGGTGGTCGCCTTCGTCAGCACGCTGGGCGAGTTCCTGGTGGTCGCGCTCCTGCCGTTCTATGCCGAGCGCTACGGCGCGACGCCTCTGGAAGTCGGCGCCCTGGTGTCCGCCTTCGCCCTGGCGTCGATGGCGACCGCACCGCTCTGGGGCCGGCTCGCCGACCGTAGGGGCCGCCGGCCGGCGCTGCTCCTCGGCCTCGTCGTCTCGGCCGCGGGCTACCTGCTCTTCGGCCTGGCCCAGTCGCTCGAACTGCTGCTCCTGGCCCGGCTGGTGCACGGAGTCGGCGGCGGGACGGTGCCGGTCGTGTTCGCCTACATCGCCGACTCGGTCACCGGGGAGCGCCGCGCCGAGGGCATCGGCTGGGTCACCGCGGTCACCAGCTCCGCGGCGATGATCGGCCCGGCCGTCGGCGGTCTCGCGGGCCAGCTTCACCCGGCCGGCGCCGGCGCCGTGGCCGCTGCGTTCAGTCTGGCGGCCGCGGTGTTCGCGCGCTTCCGGTTGCCGGAGTCGCGACAGCGGAAGGAGGGGGAGCAAACGGAGGAGACGCGCTACTCGATCCTCGCCGCGGTCGGTCGCGTGGCCGTGCAGCCGCTGCGTCCGCTCAACCTGTTGATCTGGATCTACGCCGCCGGACAGATCGGCATGGCGGGGATGACCGCGATCATCGGCCTCTACCTGGGTCGCCGTTTCGGGGTGGACGAGTCGAACATCGGCCTGTTCTTCTTCTACCTGGGCGGCCTGTCCATCGCCTTCCGCGTCTTCGTTCTGGGGCCGGCGGTTCGGCGTTTCGGCGAGGTCAGGATCCTGCGCGCCGGCGCCGTGAGCTTCGGCGTCGGGTTGATCGCCATTCCCTTCGCCACCGGTCTCTGGACGCTCGGAGCGGCGATTTTCCTGGTCCCGCTGGGAACATCTCTGCTCTTCCCCTGCACGACGTCCCAGGTCTCGAAGCGGGCCCCCGGAAGCGGCGTCGTCGGGCAGGTGCTCGGGGTGCAGCAGGCGTACGGCAACGGCAGCAAGATCGCGGCGCCCCTGGTCGCGGCCTACCTGTTCCAGGCCTTCTCGCCGGACGTTCCGTTCATTGCCATCGGAGCGGTGCTGATCGTCGCGGCGGCGGCGTCCACCCGCCTCCGCGGCTAG
- a CDS encoding DUF1295 domain-containing protein: MPQFSLSALSAGTLLEAAGMLLLFIGFLFVGSMVLPGRRVAGPEIEGETRIYKLNGLALFLVTVALGVVAQGFGWFSLSVLHSHFAALFVVANVFAFAASGWLYFRGARARAASADAGRGFLMGSELNPTCCGVDLKMFSYRPSLIGLAMFNMSFAAVQYETDGRLTLAMAIYQAITFVYVFNYFQFEHGMVHTWDIIAERFGLGLVWGDYVLVPFFYCLSGWWLVDAPDTLPPVAAVGIVLLAAFGFWLFRGANQQKHRFKQDPNVRIWGRPAETLDGRLLVSGFWGIGRHLNYTGEICVYVAFTLTTGFVSWVPFLLPAWLTGLLLHRSRRDDRRCRAKYGELWERYTKRVRYSVLPFIP; encoded by the coding sequence ATGCCGCAGTTCTCGTTGTCCGCGCTGTCGGCCGGCACCCTGCTCGAGGCGGCGGGGATGCTCCTGCTGTTCATCGGCTTTCTCTTCGTGGGTTCGATGGTCCTGCCGGGCCGGCGGGTCGCGGGGCCCGAGATCGAGGGGGAAACGCGCATCTACAAGCTGAACGGTCTGGCCCTGTTCCTGGTCACCGTGGCGCTGGGAGTCGTCGCCCAGGGGTTCGGCTGGTTCTCCCTCTCCGTGCTGCATTCCCACTTCGCGGCGTTGTTCGTCGTCGCGAACGTGTTCGCCTTCGCCGCGTCCGGCTGGCTCTACTTCCGGGGAGCACGGGCGAGGGCCGCCTCGGCGGACGCCGGGCGAGGGTTCCTGATGGGTTCGGAGCTCAACCCGACCTGCTGCGGCGTCGACCTGAAGATGTTCAGCTACCGCCCGTCGCTCATCGGCCTGGCGATGTTCAACATGTCCTTCGCCGCCGTCCAGTACGAGACCGACGGCCGGCTGACGCTGGCGATGGCCATTTACCAGGCCATTACCTTCGTGTACGTGTTCAACTACTTCCAGTTCGAGCACGGCATGGTCCACACTTGGGACATCATCGCCGAGCGGTTCGGGTTGGGCCTGGTCTGGGGCGACTACGTCCTGGTGCCCTTCTTCTACTGCCTTTCCGGTTGGTGGCTGGTCGACGCGCCGGACACTTTGCCTCCGGTCGCGGCCGTCGGGATCGTCCTGCTCGCGGCCTTCGGCTTCTGGCTCTTCCGCGGCGCCAACCAGCAGAAGCACCGCTTCAAGCAGGATCCGAACGTCAGGATCTGGGGACGGCCCGCCGAAACCTTGGACGGCCGCCTCCTGGTGTCCGGCTTCTGGGGGATCGGCCGGCATCTGAACTACACCGGCGAGATCTGCGTCTACGTCGCGTTCACGCTGACCACCGGCTTCGTGTCCTGGGTGCCCTTCCTGCTCCCGGCGTGGCTGACGGGGCTGCTGTTGCACCGTTCGAGGCGCGATGATCGCCGCTGCCGCGCGAAGTACGGCGAGCTCTGGGAGCGCTACACGAAACGGGTGCGTTACTCGGTGTTGCCGTTCATTCCGTAG
- a CDS encoding septum formation initiator family protein, giving the protein MSATPSDRRGRLRERIDRWLDWTQRSLPTLIGVGLIVVLLLLARAGADNYSGLAELAEREAELEIELEEARQRVESLKGRVALLQDDPVVLERLAREELGLVRPGDTVVVLPRTDD; this is encoded by the coding sequence GTGTCTGCGACGCCTTCAGACCGGCGCGGGCGGCTGCGGGAGCGCATCGATCGTTGGCTCGACTGGACCCAGCGCTCGCTGCCGACGCTGATCGGCGTCGGCCTGATCGTGGTGCTTCTGCTTCTGGCCCGGGCCGGCGCCGACAACTACTCGGGCCTTGCCGAGCTGGCTGAGCGCGAGGCGGAGCTCGAGATCGAGCTCGAGGAGGCGAGGCAGCGGGTAGAGAGTCTGAAGGGCAGGGTCGCGCTGCTTCAGGACGATCCAGTCGTGCTGGAACGTCTCGCGCGCGAGGAGCTGGGTCTGGTGAGACCGGGCGACACGGTCGTCGTTCTGCCGCGCACGGACGACTGA